The nucleotide sequence GCGATCGGCACATTGACCGAGTCGCCGGCCACCACCAGCGTTGGCAAGCCGATGTGCGCCATCAGCCCGCGCCAGTCATGGGTTGCCACGTCAAAGATCAGGTCGGCGGCGAGGCGGCGGTTCAACGTCTGGCCTTGCTCCACGAGCCAGGCCAATTCATCTGGTCCGATGCCTTCGGAGACAACCTCGGTGACGAAGTCCGGACGCGGGTCATCGCCATCGGCGCGCAGCCGATCAGTGAACGCGAACAGTCCGGCGGGGTCCATCGTCGCTCCGGCCTCGAGAGCCTGGGCATCGGTCCACGCGGGATTTCTTAGCGCGCAGGGCATCTGGTCGACCAGCAGCAGCGAGGCGAGCCGATCGGTACCGAAGAGTTCAAGGTAGGACCAGATCACCGCGCACCCCATCGAATGTCCGAGCAAATGGACCTGATCGAGGTGGTGCGTCTGCAATACGGTTCGCAGGTCGGCCGCAAGGCGGTGGATGTGATAGCCGAGCCGGGGGATTGACGAACGACCGTGCCCGCGATGATCGATCGCCAGCACCCGCCAAGTGGGCGACAAACCAGCCAGCTGGTCGCGAAAGATCTGTGCCGTCAGTGACCAGCCGGGCAACAGCACCAAGACCGGTCCCTCGCCGGCTTCCACATGGCGGATAACGGTGCCGTCGCCGCAGCGGGATTCGCCGACTTCGATCCGGGGTGACTGCGCAGCGGTCGCCATAGGCTCTGACTTTAGAGCCCAGATCCACGCGGGCGGGGATGACCAATCCCTTGTCCGCGAAATCGAACCCTAGACCCCCAGATCCGGTGGTCAGTTCTGGCCGGTCCAACCCCCGACGACACCGCAAAGCGATGGGCAGGGGAGCCGGTTGGGCAGGCAGCGGGATCGGTGAACTGCGCATCGGCGGCGCGTCGGACGGGGTGGCTTGGCCGTCACATCCCGCTCCTGGGTGTTGGTTGGCAGCGGTCCCGAGCCGCAGTGCCGACTCTGGCAAAGGCGGACTCGTCGCGCCGGATCGAGCTGAACGTTTATTTGGTGGGAGCCGAGGGTATCTCAACTCCACCTGCAATCCCCTTGGAGGAATAATGACTATCACCGGAGTTATCACCGCCATCCTGATCGGCACGGTAATCGGCGTGCTCGGCCGCCTCGTGGTGCCGGGCAAACAGTCCATCGGTGTGCTGGTGACCATCCTCGTCGGCATCGTCTCCGCGTTCATCGGTACCGTGATCGCAAAGGCGGTTGGAATTCCTACCGCGACCAGCGGCATCGACTGGCTCGAACTGCTGGTCCAGGTGCTTGTCGCCGCTGTCGGTGTCGCCGTGGTTGCAACGCTGATGGGTCGGCGACACACCAGCCTGACAGGACACTGACCTTTACGCGTTCAGTGCTGGTGTTCTTGCTATTCCGCGATTCCCGGTCGCGCCGTTGTGCGGCCGGGAACCGGCGTTGTGCTTGCCCGCGGCGGGACAGGCACCGCGGTGTGTATCGCGGTGCCGGTACGTGGTTTATGTGTATCGCGGTGCCGGTACGTGGTTTAAGAGTGACTCTCCGGCCGAGTCCGCAGCGTCCGGCTACCGAGGGGAGTAGTAGGGGACTCGCGTGCGACGAGTGGTAGCCAGCGGCGAGCGTACGTTGTATGCGAGGGCCAACCGGCGGGCCTAGGCGACAGCTTCTCGCGGTACTAGTGCGCCGAGCGCCAGGCCGTGCGCCGAAAGATGTTGCGCCTCAGTTCTTCCTGTCATGGAACAGGGCTTCTGTGGATGCGGCGCGGCGCGCGCTCTTCGCGTGCTTGTCGGCGCGTTTCTCCTTCAAAGACTTTCCGGATTTTTTGCTCATCGCTTGTCGGGGAGACTTATCTGCCATCACTGACCCCTTCATCATGGGGGCCTGATTGGTCCCGATTCCTGGACTCTACTCCTAGCGTGAGATTTCGCGGTGACCCGCAACGGTTCAACGTGGGATGCCACCTCGCCGCGCAGCGTTCACGACCAGTATTGGGGCGTGTATCCTCAAAGAAGTTGAAAAACCCAGCTAGTCCGGGATGAGTCAGCCGCGTTCCCGCTGACCGCACCAAGCAACCGCTTACGCCGGACACGCAGGTGACGAGCGCAGTTGGGATCACCTTGAGCGCTTTCTCTACCCTTAGGCCATCAACGGTTCCTATTGTGGACCAGGAAGTTTCGAGCTGCCCCAGTTTTGGCATCCTCGGTATGTATCCGCCGACGCGTTGTGGCCTGGCGACATTCAGCGCGGCGCTGGCCCGTGGGTTGAACGCCAACGGCTCTGAGGTCAGTATCGTTCGAGTGTCCGATGGGCAAGCGTCATCGAGCTCCGATGTCGTCGGAGAGCTGGTGAACGGGTCAGCGCCATCGGCGGCGGCTTGCGTTGAGCTGTTGAACCACAGCAACGTTGCGGTCATCCAGCACGACTACGGGAGCTACGGCGGTGTGGATGGTGATGAGACCTTGGGCATCATCGACGGGCTGACTGTGCCGTCGATCGTAGTTGTTCAGGATCTTCCTAAAAGCCCTACACCACAACAGATTTTGATTACCCAGGAGATGGCGGCGCGGGCCGACCAAGTGGTCGCCATGTCCGAGGCGGCCGGCCAACGCCTATACCGTGCCTTCGATATCGACCGGAGCAGGGTTGCCATCATCCGGCAGGGTGCAACCATCTCGGTGAACCCCTCCCACGTACGAGGCGGTCGACCCACCCTGTTGACCTGGGGCTTGCTCGGCCCGGGTAAGGGCATCGAGCGGGTGATCGAGGCGATGAGTTCGCTTCGTGACCTGCCCGGCAATCCGCGTTACGTGGTTGCGGGCCCGACGCACCCGAAGGTGCTGGCCGCCGACGGCGAGGCGTACCGCGATGCGCTGGTAGAACAGGCGCGGCGCAGCGGTTTGTCGGGGTCGGTTCTTTTTGATGCCGGTTACCGCAGCGGTCCAATGTTGAGCGC is from Mycobacterium marinum and encodes:
- a CDS encoding alpha/beta fold hydrolase, producing the protein MATAAQSPRIEVGESRCGDGTVIRHVEAGEGPVLVLLPGWSLTAQIFRDQLAGLSPTWRVLAIDHRGHGRSSIPRLGYHIHRLAADLRTVLQTHHLDQVHLLGHSMGCAVIWSYLELFGTDRLASLLLVDQMPCALRNPAWTDAQALEAGATMDPAGLFAFTDRLRADGDDPRPDFVTEVVSEGIGPDELAWLVEQGQTLNRRLAADLIFDVATHDWRGLMAHIGLPTLVVAGDSVNVPIASQRWMWRQIPGAQFARVPGRRGGTHFPFLENPQTFNDVVSQHLFAHPPG
- a CDS encoding GlsB/YeaQ/YmgE family stress response membrane protein, with protein sequence MTITGVITAILIGTVIGVLGRLVVPGKQSIGVLVTILVGIVSAFIGTVIAKAVGIPTATSGIDWLELLVQVLVAAVGVAVVATLMGRRHTSLTGH
- a CDS encoding glycosyltransferase; the protein is MYPPTRCGLATFSAALARGLNANGSEVSIVRVSDGQASSSSDVVGELVNGSAPSAAACVELLNHSNVAVIQHDYGSYGGVDGDETLGIIDGLTVPSIVVVQDLPKSPTPQQILITQEMAARADQVVAMSEAAGQRLYRAFDIDRSRVAIIRQGATISVNPSHVRGGRPTLLTWGLLGPGKGIERVIEAMSSLRDLPGNPRYVVAGPTHPKVLAADGEAYRDALVEQARRSGLSGSVLFDAGYRSGPMLSALVQSAAAVVLPYDSTDQVSSGVLIGAIASGRPVVATAFPHAVEVLSGGAGLVVAHDRPDALSSALRQVLTEPRLAGAMAAEARRLAPEMAWPLVARTYQALARRILARRRARL